Proteins encoded in a region of the Candidozyma auris chromosome 7, complete sequence genome:
- a CDS encoding transcription elongation factor SPT4, with translation MSSKTERACMLCGIIQPYRRFLEVGCPNCESVLHYADNEDGQIQDCTSPAFEGLVALGDDNKASWVARWLRIDSFVAGLYAVKVNGKLPPHIISELEDQNISYRPRDGSAED, from the coding sequence GGCATAATCCAGCCATATAGGcgatttcttgaagtaggGTGCCCGAACTGCGAGTCTGTTTTGCATTACGCCGACAACGAAGATGGGCAGATCCAAGATTGCACGTCCCCAGCATTTGAAGGATTGGTCGCTTTAGGTGACGACAACAAGGCATCGTGGGTGGCACGCTGGCTCCGTATCGACTCCTTTGTCGCTGGGTTGTACGCTGTGAAAGTGAATGGTAAGTTGCCGCCACATATCATCAGTGAATTGGAGGATCAGAATATCAGTTATAGACCCAGAGACGGCAGTGCCGAAGATTAG